In a single window of the Gracilimonas sp. genome:
- a CDS encoding TAT-variant-translocated molybdopterin oxidoreductase: MNDLESTDRQMSEEVKETTYWKSLNELANNKEYQKFAEREFPENATELSDGVSRRGFLRVMGASVALAGLAACRRPVQKILPYSKQPEDVVPGVPLYYATAMPVQGNLVGLIAENHEGRPTKLEGNDMHPASRGGTSIYNQAAILGLYDPDRSKSPLYNGNKSTAADFEAFANSHFANTGQRIAFISEANSSPTYNNIKEQALSKFNNATWVTYEPFGEDNILEGNRIAFGGRLRTHYNFENADVIVSLNDDFMSSTHPNNVEYAKQVSGRRKVTGTDGEMNRIYSVEDSFSLTGSYADHRLKIKASQMEAFTYALAAALSTRINGLSAFNGYTNEFSDHKWITVLADELAANAGRSALSLGSQHKPETHAAVAAINQALGNAGNTVHYLEVPHLDEQSSNRAFANVVSEMKAGNIDTVVMVGVNPVFTAPADLDFENALSNVETVVSLSDYVDETSKKVNWHVNRAHFLEAWGDGYSFGGARSVIQPQIRPLHEGLSEIEFLNTIVSGSMTSGYDLVRNTFRGYYRSGFDNRWTNILHDGIDTTGNFNEVNVRLSSGFASAMNRATSNVTSTSGMEVVIRPDATLYDGRYANLGWLQELPDPMTKVTWDNVALMSPATAKSLGIEEASAGQDDYDVVEITVNGKTINIVAWIQPGHVDDAITLTTGYGRKGIGRVASSYIDYTAGGVDVYPLRGTSNMLYASANVSKTGDTYEIACVQDHHSLEGRDMYRQASISEYKENPDFASFASVHTYEVPGMKEAEEMGEDQPISLFDEQTYPDYEPQWGMAIDLNSCFGCGVCVIACQSENNIPVIGKKEVKRGREMHWIRNDRYYVGDDADSPQAVHQPVPCMHCELAPCEQVCPVAATTHSDDGMNQMTYNRCIGTRYCANNCPYKVRRFNFFNYPKEYITSGDDPDIIQMAMNPEVTVRFRGVMEKCTYCAQRVNRAKIEAKNKTGSPKPADGAVKTACQQACPADAIYFGDLTDDNSEVAKMKRNERNFQMLEELNTRPRTSYMAKLTNPNPALA, translated from the coding sequence ATGAATGATTTAGAATCTACAGATCGACAGATGAGTGAAGAAGTGAAAGAAACTACGTATTGGAAGAGTTTAAACGAACTAGCCAATAATAAGGAATACCAGAAATTTGCTGAACGCGAGTTTCCTGAAAACGCCACCGAACTTTCGGATGGTGTTTCACGTCGTGGATTTTTACGTGTGATGGGAGCTTCTGTAGCTCTGGCCGGACTCGCCGCTTGCCGCCGACCGGTTCAAAAAATTCTTCCTTATTCCAAGCAGCCTGAGGATGTCGTTCCCGGCGTACCTTTATATTATGCAACAGCAATGCCGGTTCAGGGTAACCTGGTTGGTTTGATTGCTGAGAACCATGAAGGCCGCCCTACCAAGCTGGAAGGTAATGACATGCACCCGGCCAGCCGTGGCGGAACCAGCATTTATAATCAGGCAGCCATTCTTGGGCTTTACGATCCTGATCGGTCCAAGTCACCTTTATATAATGGTAATAAATCTACCGCTGCTGACTTTGAAGCATTTGCCAACTCTCATTTCGCAAATACTGGTCAGCGCATTGCCTTTATTTCTGAAGCAAACTCCTCTCCTACTTATAATAACATCAAGGAGCAGGCGCTTTCGAAATTTAACAATGCAACCTGGGTTACCTACGAGCCTTTCGGTGAAGACAATATATTAGAAGGTAACCGGATTGCATTTGGCGGCCGGTTAAGAACCCACTACAATTTTGAAAATGCAGATGTCATCGTTTCTCTGAATGATGACTTCATGAGTTCGACACATCCAAATAATGTTGAATACGCTAAGCAAGTATCCGGCCGACGAAAAGTAACCGGCACTGATGGCGAGATGAACCGAATTTACTCAGTAGAGGATTCATTCTCGCTCACCGGTTCTTATGCGGATCACAGACTGAAGATCAAAGCCAGCCAAATGGAGGCATTTACCTACGCCCTGGCTGCTGCACTTTCAACCCGTATTAATGGACTGAGTGCGTTCAATGGTTATACAAATGAATTTTCTGATCACAAGTGGATCACTGTTCTTGCTGACGAACTGGCTGCTAATGCCGGACGTTCTGCGCTTTCTTTGGGAAGCCAGCATAAGCCTGAAACACATGCCGCTGTTGCAGCTATCAACCAAGCTTTAGGTAATGCGGGCAACACCGTTCATTATTTAGAAGTACCGCATCTTGACGAGCAAAGCAGCAACCGGGCTTTTGCCAATGTTGTTTCTGAAATGAAAGCGGGTAACATCGACACCGTTGTAATGGTTGGTGTGAACCCGGTATTTACCGCACCAGCTGATCTTGACTTTGAAAATGCCCTCTCTAATGTTGAAACTGTAGTCAGCCTATCTGACTATGTGGATGAGACTTCCAAAAAAGTAAATTGGCACGTTAATCGTGCACACTTCCTGGAAGCATGGGGAGACGGATACTCTTTTGGCGGAGCACGTTCTGTGATTCAGCCACAAATCCGACCACTACATGAAGGTCTGAGTGAAATTGAGTTTTTAAATACTATCGTATCCGGTTCTATGACTTCCGGCTATGATCTGGTACGAAATACCTTCCGCGGATATTACCGATCCGGTTTTGATAATCGATGGACTAATATCCTGCATGATGGAATTGACACAACCGGCAACTTCAATGAAGTCAATGTTCGGTTAAGCTCAGGTTTTGCCTCTGCAATGAACCGTGCTACCTCGAATGTAACTTCAACTTCGGGAATGGAAGTCGTTATTCGTCCCGATGCTACATTATATGACGGCCGTTATGCAAACCTTGGCTGGCTTCAGGAACTGCCTGACCCAATGACGAAAGTTACCTGGGATAACGTAGCTCTTATGAGTCCTGCTACAGCAAAAAGCTTAGGGATTGAAGAAGCCAGTGCCGGACAAGATGATTATGATGTTGTAGAAATTACTGTAAATGGCAAAACGATCAATATTGTAGCCTGGATTCAGCCGGGACATGTTGACGACGCCATTACCCTAACCACTGGTTATGGGCGAAAAGGAATTGGCCGTGTTGCCAGTTCTTACATCGATTATACCGCTGGCGGCGTGGATGTGTATCCACTCAGAGGTACAAGCAATATGCTGTATGCTTCCGCCAACGTTTCCAAGACCGGTGATACCTACGAAATTGCCTGTGTTCAGGATCATCACAGCCTTGAAGGACGAGATATGTATCGTCAGGCTTCGATTTCTGAATACAAAGAAAACCCAGACTTTGCTTCCTTTGCTTCGGTTCATACCTATGAAGTTCCCGGAATGAAAGAAGCCGAAGAAATGGGCGAAGATCAGCCTATCTCTCTCTTTGACGAGCAAACCTATCCCGATTACGAACCACAATGGGGAATGGCTATCGACCTGAACTCCTGCTTTGGTTGCGGAGTTTGTGTGATTGCTTGTCAGTCTGAAAACAATATCCCCGTTATAGGGAAAAAAGAGGTGAAACGCGGCCGTGAGATGCACTGGATCCGTAATGACCGCTATTATGTAGGTGATGATGCTGATTCACCACAAGCGGTTCATCAACCAGTTCCTTGTATGCACTGTGAACTCGCACCTTGCGAGCAGGTTTGTCCTGTTGCGGCAACAACCCACAGTGACGACGGTATGAACCAAATGACATATAACCGCTGTATCGGTACTCGTTACTGCGCAAATAATTGTCCTTACAAAGTTCGCCGTTTCAACTTCTTCAACTATCCAAAAGAATATATAACCTCGGGCGACGATCCTGATATCATCCAAATGGCGATGAATCCGGAAGTAACCGTTCGTTTCCGTGGTGTCATGGAAAAATGTACGTATTGCGCTCAGCGCGTAAATCGTGCAAAAATTGAAGCCAAGAACAAAACCGGTTCACCTAAACCAGCAGATGGCGCTGTTAAAACTGCTTGTCAGCAAGCATGTCCTGCCGATGCCATTTACTTTGGTGATTTAACCGACGATAACAGCGAAGTTGCGAAAATGAAGCGCAATGAGCGAAACTTCCAGATGCTTGAGGAGCTTAACACGCGTCCGAGAACATCTTATATGGCTAAACTTACGAATCCAAACCCGGCTTTGGCTTAA